The following DNA comes from Phytohabitans rumicis.
CTGATGGCCGCGGAGCAGGTCCGGGTCGGTCAGGACCGCCCCGTCGGGCAGCGCGGATCGCAGATCATCGAGGAGGTCGGCCATGCCTCGCAGGTTAGTCTCCGCGCGTTAGCGTGACGACCATGGTGTACGTCGATCCACCCGCCTGGCCGGCCCGGGGGCGACTCTGGTCCCACATGGTCAGCGACGTGTCGTACGCGGAGTTGCACGCCTTCGCGGAGATGCTGGGCGCGCCCCGGCGCGGGTTCGACCGCGACCACTACGACGTGCCGGCCGACCGGTTCCGGATGGCGGTGTGGCTGGGCGCCCAGGTCGTGTCGAGCCGCGAGATCGTGCGCCTCCTCCGCGGCGCCGGCCTCCGCCGCCCCAAGCATCTCTGGGGTTAGCAGGGGACCCTTGCTATGTAGAAAACGTTAATAGGGTGCCCTTCCTTGCAGCTCGCGCTCTAGGTTGGCGCGGGCCAGAGGGGTCCAGGGGGTGTGGGCGGGGAGGCGGTAGAGGGTGGGTAGCGCTAGTAGGTGGCGGAGGACGGCTGCTCGGGCGGCGCGAAACGGCTCGTCGGGGACGTGGGCGTACTCGCGGCGGATGGCTCGCGCGTAGGCGTCGTAGTCCCGGGGGTGGCGGCCAGGATGGCCAGGTCGGCGTCGCAGAGCAGGGCGCCGTCTGGGTCGCCGGGGTCCACGGTGTGGCCGGCGGTCAGCAGGACCAGGCGTTCGACCTCGGCGGCGTCGGGCACCCCGAGGTCGGTCAGCACCGACCGGGCCAGGGCGGCGCTGGCCCGCTCGTTGGCGTCGCCGGGAGCGCGCGGGTCGTACACGGCGTCGTGGTACCAGGTGGCCAGCCGCACCGGGTCGGAGCCGCCGTACCCGTCCACAATGGACAGCATCGCCGCGAGGTGGTCGGTGGTGTGGTAGTGCCGGTGCGGCTCGCGCCACCGGGCCAGCAGGTCGGCGCCGGCCGCGTCCACCGGGGCGTCGTCGGCGGTCGCCCCGGCTCCTCGTACGGCACGGTGCCACCGTTCGGTCAGCGTCATTACTCGATCATGCCGGTAGTGTCCCGGGCATGGCGGCCGCGACAGAAGGACCGGGACGCGCCCTGGCCAGGCGCACCGGTGCCCGGCTGCGGGACCGCTACCACCGCGTCCGGGTCAACGTCCTGCTGGCCCTGCAGGCCGGGATCGCGGCCGGGCTGGCGTGGTTCGTGGCGCACGACGTCGTCAACCACCCACGGCCGTTCTTCGCGCCCATCGCCGCGGTGATCACGCTGGCGGTCTCCGTCGGCCAGCGGCTGCGGCGGGCCTTCGAGCTGGTCGTCGGGGTGGCCATCGGCATCGCGATCGGCGACACCCTGATCTACCTGATCGGCACCGGCCCGGGGCAGGTCGGGCTGGTGGTCACGCTCGCGATCGTGACCGCCATCTTCTTCGGCGGCGGGTCGGCGTTGATCACCCAGGCGGCCTCGTCGGCGGTGTTGGTCGCCACGCTCACCCCGCCCACGGACGGCGTCTCGTTCGACCGG
Coding sequences within:
- a CDS encoding DUF4031 domain-containing protein, which codes for MVYVDPPAWPARGRLWSHMVSDVSYAELHAFAEMLGAPRRGFDRDHYDVPADRFRMAVWLGAQVVSSREIVRLLRGAGLRRPKHLWG
- a CDS encoding HD domain-containing protein, translated to MTLTERWHRAVRGAGATADDAPVDAAGADLLARWREPHRHYHTTDHLAAMLSIVDGYGGSDPVRLATWYHDAVYDPRAPGDANERASAALARSVLTDLGVPDAAEVERLVLLTAGHTVDPGDPDGALLCDADLAILAATPGTTTPTREPSAASTPTSPTSRFAPPEQPSSATY